One window of the Xenopus tropicalis strain Nigerian chromosome 10, UCB_Xtro_10.0, whole genome shotgun sequence genome contains the following:
- the ubp1 gene encoding upstream binding protein 1 isoform X1, whose product MLFWHSQPEHYWPTPAEHYQNPPSSIYRETIQLPFLKQEDQTPIVPLCPAFQCVLCAPSSPGIKLHEETLTYLNQGQSYEIRLLSNWKGLGELAEGRRLLRSVVRVVFHDRRLQYSERQQLESWQLNHPGDRILDIDIPLSVGVTDPLVNPNTLNTIEFLWDPSKRTSVFIQVNCISTEFTQRKNGGEKGAPFRIQVDTYKGDAHGGFTEHLYSCSCQVKVFKPKGADRKQKTDREKVEKRSALEREKYQPACESTILTECIPWPDIEAPRSPPSTPSSFRMPTPERACASPVCASDSSTESSAEQSLSPSSSISETQQWLVRNRFSNYCRTFSNFTGADLLKLSRKDLTQICGVADGIRLAHSLSARSVRPRLTLYIATDTSEKKTTDDTSQTVYQELYLEEMTAAELTTKVADLFSVPANHIQQISRTGPHGIHILLSDMMVRHMPDESCFMATLQKMHNSDCFHCILR is encoded by the exons ATGCTTTTTTGGCACAGTCAACCAGAACATTACTGGCCCACACCGGCTGAGCACTACCAGAACCCTCCAAGCAGTATCTACAG GGAAACCATACAACTCCCATTCCTGAAGCAAGAAGATCAAACACCCATTGTCCCACTGTGTCCAGCCTTCCAGTGCGTCCTGTGTGCACCCAGTTCTCCAGGCATCAAGCTGCACGAAGAGACCCTTACCTACCTCAACCAGG GTCAGTCTTATGAGATCCGCTTGCTGAGTAATTGGAAGGGTCTCGGAGAACTCGCAGAGGGTCGCCGACTGCTGAGG AGTGTGGTCAGAGTGGTCTTCCATGACCGGCGCTTGCAGTACAGCGAGAGACAACAGTTGGAGAGCTGGCAGTTGAATCACCCCGGGGATCGAATCTTAGATATAG ATATTCCACTCTCAGTAGGGGTAACAGACCCACTGGTGAACCCCAATACTTTGAACACCATTGAGTTCCTTTGGGACCCAAGCAAAAGAACATCTGTTTTTATCCAG GTTAACTGCATCAGCACTGAGTTCACACAGAGGAAAAATGGAGGTGAGAAGGGGGCCCCTTTCCGGATTCAGGTGGATACATATAAGGGGGATGCTCATGGAGGATTTACAGAACATCTGTACTCATGTAGCTGCCAAGTTAAGGTTTTTAAG CCCAAAGGCGCAGATCGTAAACAGAAAACAGACCGTGAGAAGGTAGAAAAGCGTTCAGCTCTAGAACGTGAGAAGTACCAGCCGGCATGTGAGAGTACTATCCTAACTGAG TGTATTCCTTGGCCAGATATTGAAGCCCCCCGAAGCCCCCCAAGCACCCCAAGTAGCTTCAGGATGCCAACCCCAGAGAG GGCCTGTGCCTCTCCGGTGTGTGCATCAGATAGTTCCACAGAAAGCTCAGCCGAG CAGAGTCTTAGTCCTTCATCCTCCATCTCAGAGACCCAGCAATGGCTGGTGAGAAATCGCTTCTCCAACTACTGCCGCACATTTTCTAATTTTACAG GGGCAGACCTTTTAAAGTTGTCTCGGAAAGACCTCACTCAGATCTGCGGTGTGGCCGATGGGATTCGCCTGGCTCATTCTCTCAGTGCAAG GTCTGTACGCCCACGTCTCACACTGTACATCGCCACAGATACATCAGAGAAGAAAACCACTGATGACACCAGTCAGACAG TCTATCAGGAGTTGTATCTGGAGGAAATGACGGCTGCAGAACTGACCACTAAAGTGGCCGATCTCTTCTCTGTCCCAGCCAATCACATCCAGCAGATCTCAAGGACCGGACCACATGGGATACACATTCTCTTGAGTGACATG ATGGTCAGACATATGCCAGATGAATCCTGCTTCATGGCTACCCTACAAAAAA TGCACAACTCCGACTGCTTTCACTGCATCCTGCGATGA
- the ubp1 gene encoding upstream binding protein 1, translated as MLFWHSQPEHYWPTPAEHYQNPPSSIYRETIQLPFLKQEDQTPIVPLCPAFQCVLCAPSSPGIKLHEETLTYLNQGQSYEIRLLSNWKGLGELAEGRRLLRSVVRVVFHDRRLQYSERQQLESWQLNHPGDRILDIDIPLSVGVTDPLVNPNTLNTIEFLWDPSKRTSVFIQVNCISTEFTQRKNGGEKGAPFRIQVDTYKGDAHGGFTEHLYSCSCQVKVFKPKGADRKQKTDREKVEKRSALEREKYQPACESTILTECIPWPDIEAPRSPPSTPSSFRMPTPERACASPVCASDSSTESSAESLSPSSSISETQQWLVRNRFSNYCRTFSNFTGADLLKLSRKDLTQICGVADGIRLAHSLSARSVRPRLTLYIATDTSEKKTTDDTSQTVYQELYLEEMTAAELTTKVADLFSVPANHIQQISRTGPHGIHILLSDMMVRHMPDESCFMATLQKMHNSDCFHCILR; from the exons ATGCTTTTTTGGCACAGTCAACCAGAACATTACTGGCCCACACCGGCTGAGCACTACCAGAACCCTCCAAGCAGTATCTACAG GGAAACCATACAACTCCCATTCCTGAAGCAAGAAGATCAAACACCCATTGTCCCACTGTGTCCAGCCTTCCAGTGCGTCCTGTGTGCACCCAGTTCTCCAGGCATCAAGCTGCACGAAGAGACCCTTACCTACCTCAACCAGG GTCAGTCTTATGAGATCCGCTTGCTGAGTAATTGGAAGGGTCTCGGAGAACTCGCAGAGGGTCGCCGACTGCTGAGG AGTGTGGTCAGAGTGGTCTTCCATGACCGGCGCTTGCAGTACAGCGAGAGACAACAGTTGGAGAGCTGGCAGTTGAATCACCCCGGGGATCGAATCTTAGATATAG ATATTCCACTCTCAGTAGGGGTAACAGACCCACTGGTGAACCCCAATACTTTGAACACCATTGAGTTCCTTTGGGACCCAAGCAAAAGAACATCTGTTTTTATCCAG GTTAACTGCATCAGCACTGAGTTCACACAGAGGAAAAATGGAGGTGAGAAGGGGGCCCCTTTCCGGATTCAGGTGGATACATATAAGGGGGATGCTCATGGAGGATTTACAGAACATCTGTACTCATGTAGCTGCCAAGTTAAGGTTTTTAAG CCCAAAGGCGCAGATCGTAAACAGAAAACAGACCGTGAGAAGGTAGAAAAGCGTTCAGCTCTAGAACGTGAGAAGTACCAGCCGGCATGTGAGAGTACTATCCTAACTGAG TGTATTCCTTGGCCAGATATTGAAGCCCCCCGAAGCCCCCCAAGCACCCCAAGTAGCTTCAGGATGCCAACCCCAGAGAG GGCCTGTGCCTCTCCGGTGTGTGCATCAGATAGTTCCACAGAAAGCTCAGCCGAG AGTCTTAGTCCTTCATCCTCCATCTCAGAGACCCAGCAATGGCTGGTGAGAAATCGCTTCTCCAACTACTGCCGCACATTTTCTAATTTTACAG GGGCAGACCTTTTAAAGTTGTCTCGGAAAGACCTCACTCAGATCTGCGGTGTGGCCGATGGGATTCGCCTGGCTCATTCTCTCAGTGCAAG GTCTGTACGCCCACGTCTCACACTGTACATCGCCACAGATACATCAGAGAAGAAAACCACTGATGACACCAGTCAGACAG TCTATCAGGAGTTGTATCTGGAGGAAATGACGGCTGCAGAACTGACCACTAAAGTGGCCGATCTCTTCTCTGTCCCAGCCAATCACATCCAGCAGATCTCAAGGACCGGACCACATGGGATACACATTCTCTTGAGTGACATG ATGGTCAGACATATGCCAGATGAATCCTGCTTCATGGCTACCCTACAAAAAA TGCACAACTCCGACTGCTTTCACTGCATCCTGCGATGA